The following are from one region of the Magallana gigas chromosome 6, xbMagGiga1.1, whole genome shotgun sequence genome:
- the LOC136276060 gene encoding tripartite motif-containing protein 2-like, whose amino-acid sequence MSNEAVARAQVPLRTCKDHGDLQDMFCVDCEESICLICGQQNHTSHDWGRRNTIQERVKSELAELCHHVRHKRVPLLQAEVEKVKTLKNDYEKIYLEKMDRITSHTETVVKSLQKISDDLIRQCKLLKFQNEDKLDQKQKEIETFVLQFELNLKSVEESKSVSLSKLLQIKKQVQSIPYPEKLNKKDTTLHLIDFRAGDVKENVLQSVLGEVYQTCNKVTVAKIFEAKKGTKMIKYISPISETHAWYREFRSSENVLIDINKGSTESACMFGETRSDHIPDDFITIKSGVSIYTWHAGHCVMKVTPPKIKESEVTANKVVKLADLSPLFPVGICATKDGRFLVSAIDTTAFSEDIYTSSQPKKSVVLVLSESGKTKKVFQNADDDKTPLFLYPTRMAENTNSDICVIDRTGMNNGKLVVISSNGKLKFHYQGNGPNQADFDPRGICCDSSGHILISDCNNRSVHLLNKEGSFLTYLIKTDEELWSMSLYMNTLWIGGKNGIIYAYKYQVDTT is encoded by the coding sequence ATGTCTAATGAAGCGGTAGCTCGCGCTCAGGTTCCACTAAGGACGTGTAAAGACCATGGGGACCTGCAGGATATGTTCTGTGTGGACTGTGAGGAATCTATTTGTCTGATCTGTGGCCAGCAGAACCACACGTCTCATGACTGGGGAAGGAGGAATACGATACAAGAGCGTGTCAAATCGGAGCTCGCAGAACTGTGTCACCATGTCAGACACAAGAGAGTTCCACTACTGCAGGCGGAAGTCGAGAAAGTCAAGACGTTGAAAAATGACTATGAGAaaatttatttggaaaaaatggATAGAATTACGTCACACACTGAAACAGTTGTGAAGAGTTTGCAGAAAATATCAGACGATTTGATACGGCAGTGTAAGTTACTAAAATTTCAAAACGAAGACAAACTCGACCAAAAACAGAAAGAAATAGAAACTTTTGTTTTACAGTTTGAATTAAATTTGAAGAGTGTTGAAGAAAGCAAGTCTGTCAGCTTGTCCAAACTACTTCAGATAAAGAAGCAAGTGCAATCCATACCATATCcagaaaaattgaataaaaaggaCACGACTTTGCACCTCATTGATTTCAGAGCGGGAGATGTTAAAGAGAACGTCCTTCAGTCAGTGCTAGGTGAAGTATATCAAACTTGCAACAAAGTGACAGTTGCCAAAATATTTGAAGCAAAGAAAGGAACAAAGATGATCAAGTACATTTCTCCCATTTCCGAGACTCATGCGTGGTACAGGGAATTCAGGTCTTCGGAAAATGTCTTGATCGACATTAACAAGGGATCCACAGAGAGCGCTTGCATGTTTGGAGAGACCCGATCAGATCATATTCCAGACGACTTCATCACTATAAAATCTGGCGTCAGTATTTACACATGGCATGCTGGCCACTGTGTGATGAAAGTAACTCCCCCAAAAATCAAAGAGAGTGAAGTTACCGCAAATAAAGTTGTAAAACTGGCAGATTTGTCCCCATTGTTCCCAGTTGGTATCTGTGCCACTAAAGATGGCAGATTTCTTGTCTCTGCCATTGATACAACAGCGTTCAGTGAAGACATCTACACCAGTAGTCAACCAAAGAAAAGTGTCGTCCTAGTTCTATCAGAGAGTGGAAAGACTAAAAAGGTGTTCCAAAATGCAGATGATGATAAGACGCCATTGTTCCTCTACCCAACCAGAATGGCAGAAAATACAAACAGTGATATTTGTGTTATTGATAGGACTGGGATGAACAATGGAAAACTAGTTGTTATTTCCTCCAATGGCAAACTCAAATTCCATTATCAAGGCAATGGTCCCAACCAAGCAGACTTTGATCCAAGGGGGATTTGTTGTGATTCTTCAGGTCATATATTGATAAGCGACTGTAACAATAGGTCTGTTCATCTTCTGAATAAGGAGGGAAGTTTTCTGACTTATCTGATCAAAACGGACGAAGAACTGTGGTCAATGTCTCTGTATATGAACACATTGTGGATTGGTGGTAAAAATGGAATTATTTATGCTTACAAATACCAAGTGGATACTACTTGA
- the LOC105335664 gene encoding tripartite motif-containing protein 3-like codes for MHCAQTVVETCTKHGDLLDMFCVDCEENICITCVQQNHRSHDWNRKNKILDRLKSELADQCHLVRQKEIPSLQTEIQKIKRLKSDNEKEFAEEIEKISSHTEAAVMSLHKLSKDLIRHCELFKSVNEENLEEKQKEIETIVFQFECSLKGFEEEIKTSNLSELLQIKKKMISIPHPKNLNKEETTLQHINFTAGEIKENLLRSILGKVDQTSRSVTVSKLLDAKIGIKRFKYISPISQTHAWCREFGSSENVLIDITKGSKEMTCSFGEYQSAPIPEDIITLKNGDNIYTWHAGHCVMKISPSKLKDAETVDIKVTKLVDISPLFPVGICASSDNRFLVSAIDTPAIKRDSFTKDQPQKSVVILLTEKGKIKKKFQYQNDNKTPLFLYPYRIAENTNGDICVIDLSGTNNGHLVVLSSSGRLKFQYRGTGPNQADFDPRGICCDSAGHILLGDCNNRRVHLLNEKGSFLTYLIKTDEELWSMSLFSTTLWIGGENGFVYVYHYQLNDP; via the coding sequence ATGCACTGTGCTCAGACTGTAGTAGAGACATGTACCAAACATGGAGACTTGCTAGACATGTTCTGTGTGGATTGTGAGGAGAATATATGTATCACTTGTGTACAACAGAATCACAGATCCCATGACTGGAACAGGAAGAATAAAATACTAGATCGTCTAAAGTCAGAGCTCGCAGACCAATGTCATCTTGTCCGACAAAAAGAAATTCCTTCGCTTCAAACAGAAATCCAGAAAATCAAGAGACTAAAATCAGACAACGAAAAAGAATTTGCAGAAGAAATAGAGAAGATTTCATCACACACAGAAGCAGCTGTGATGAGTTTACATAAACTATCAAAAGATTTAATACGACATTGTGAATTATTCAAATCAGTAAACGAAGAGAACCTCGAGgaaaaacaaaaggaaatagAAACTattgtttttcaatttgaatGTAGTTTGAAAGGCTTTGAAGAGGAAATCAAGACTTCCAACTTGTCTGAACTTCTtcagataaaaaagaaaatgatctCGAtccctcatccaaaaaatctgaACAAAGAAGAGACCACTTTGCAACATATCAATTTCACAGCCGGTGAAATAAAAGAGAACCTTCTTCGGTCAATCCTAGGAAAAGTTGATCAAACTTCCAGGTCAGTAACGGTCTCCAAACTATTGGATGCAAAAATAGGAATAAAAAGATTTAAGTATATTTCTCCGATCTCCCAAACTCATGCTTGGTGTAGGGAATTCGGGtcttcagaaaatgttttgattgACATCACAAAAGGCTCGAAAGAAATGACCTGTTCATTTGGAGAGTACCAATCGGCTCCCATTCCTGAGGATATCATCACCCTAAAAAATGGCGACAATATCTATACATGGCATGCTGGTCACTGTGTGATGAAAATATCTCCTTCCAAACTCAAGGACGCTGAAACGGTTGATATTAAAGTGACAAAACTTGTAGATATTTCTCCCTTGTTTCCAGTTGGAATCTGCGCTTCCTCAGATAACCGTTTCCTTGTTTCTGCCATAGATACCCCAGCGATCAAGCGCGATAGTTTTACTAAAGATCAACCACAGAAAAGTGTCGTCATACTTTTAACAGAAAAGGGAAAGATTAAAAAGAAGTTTCAGTATCAAAATGACAACAAGACACCATTGTTTCTTTATCCTTACAGAATTGCAGAAAATACTAACGGTGACATTTGTGTCATTGATTTGTCAGGGACGAATAATGGACACCTTGTTGTTCTTTCATCCTCTGGTCGGCTCAAATTTCAGTACAGAGGTACTGGTCCCAACCAGGCAGACTTTGATCCAAGGGGGATTTGCTGCGATTCCGCCGGTCATATATTGCTAGGCGACTGTAACAATAGGCGTGTGCATCTTCTGAATGAGAAGGGTAGTTTTCTGACTTATCTGATCAAAACGGACGAAGAACTGTGGTCAATGTCTTTGTTTTCGACCACCTTGTGGATTGGTGGGGAAAACGGATTTGTTTACGTCTATCATTACCAATTAAATGACCCTTGA
- the LOC105344200 gene encoding uncharacterized protein — protein sequence MNINFGLRHLLLWQTYHFCNWISAVPLEKPTIPSNSLENSSETKGDLFTDKHIEKPATINGNYSAVVTITTLKTFSLPIQANDAKQTPKLSNELSTTEWPANHSNIDFKDNGNKSAFLKNQHGTSKEHNLRLSNKSPEDKFVERMVRDKRSTTEVYNELDLFQTNKSENATLILTDNSTMENNTMIYGNETNHNLSSSIEATNIANITEHTNFTTPEMTYSQTTNANTQPATKDDVITVSTTLSPQTQEQTTHEYRVLHHFTGFAQNVPVRSQYPHHNHHHLNLVPMEDSPFGNLLWKDKKYLISILVPISIGIVGAGCIIGMAYMARFCYRNERQIQIMKERVTQPQETNTDNIVLLDDSDDEF from the exons ATGAACATTAACTTTGGCCTCCGACATTTGCTTCTTTGGCAGACTTACCATTTCTGTAATTGGATTTCTGCTGTTCCATTAGAAAAGCCAACAATTCCTTCCAATTCACTTGAGAATTCTTCAGAGACCAAAGGTGATTTATTCACTGACAAACACATCGAGAAACCCGCTACCATAAACGGAAATTATTCCGCGGTAGTAACTATTACCACTCTCAAAACGTTCAGCTTACCCATTCAAGCAAATGATGCGAAGCAAACACCCAAGCTTTCTAATGAGCTATCAACAACTGAATGGCCCGCAAATCATTCAAACATTGACTTTAAGGATAATGGAAATAAAAGCGCATTCTTGAAAAACCAACATGGAACTTCAAAAGAGCATAATTTGCGGTTGTCGAATAAATCACCCGAGGACAAATTCGTGGAGCGAATGGTTCGCGATAAAAGGTCAACGACGGAGGTTTATAATGAATTAGACCTGTTTCAGACCAATAAATCGGAAAATGCAACTTTGATTTTAACAGATAATTCAACAATGGAAAacaatacaatgatatatggAAATGAAACTAACCACAATTTGAGCTCCTCCATAGAAGCTACAAACATTGCAAATATCACGGAGCATACGAATTTTACAACACCAGAAATGACGTATTCACAGACAACAAATGCAAACACACAACCAGCTACCAAAGATGACGTCATTACAGTGTCAACGACATTATCTCCACAAACACAAGAGCAGACAACTCATGAGTATCGAGTGCTTCATCATTTTACGGGGTTTGCCCAAAACGTCCCAGTTCGTTCCCAGTACCCTCATCACAACCACCACCACCTTAATCTTG TTCCTATGGAAGACAGTCCATTTGGAAATTTGTTATGGAAG GATAAAAAGTATCTGATCAGTATCTTGGTACCAATTAGCATTGGGATCGTTGGAGCTGGCTGTATTATAGGAATGGCCTACATGGCTCGCTTCTGCTATAGGAACGAGAGACAGATCCAGATAATGAAGGAAAGAGTCACACAG CCCCAAGAAACGAACACTGATAACATCGTGCTCTTGGATGACTCCGACGACGAGTTCTAG